A window of Phyllobacterium sp. T1293 contains these coding sequences:
- a CDS encoding protein-L-isoaspartate(D-aspartate) O-methyltransferase has product MKPALSEREGFAAFVLRMRSLGLSDQRLMGAFEATPRMAFVSGNLGTVAYGDRMLPIECGEFMEGLDLQARLIKSLDLEPTHRVLEIGTGTGFTAAIMARLAGRVLSIERYRTLIELAQQRHQALKIENLFIKHADGKLGLTHDGPFDRIIVWAAFESMPRQFVDLLSSNGVMIAPIGPVDGKQVVSRLSKIGSRFEREDMMPARFLPLLDGVATAL; this is encoded by the coding sequence ATGAAGCCTGCGCTTTCTGAACGGGAAGGCTTTGCCGCCTTCGTCCTGCGTATGCGGTCCTTAGGACTGTCGGACCAGCGGCTTATGGGGGCTTTCGAAGCGACGCCCCGCATGGCTTTTGTTTCCGGCAATCTTGGAACCGTGGCTTATGGCGACCGGATGCTGCCTATCGAGTGCGGCGAGTTCATGGAAGGGCTGGATTTGCAGGCCCGTTTGATCAAGTCGCTTGATCTGGAGCCAACGCACCGGGTGTTGGAAATCGGTACGGGAACAGGTTTTACCGCCGCAATCATGGCCCGGCTTGCCGGACGCGTTCTTTCCATTGAGCGCTATCGCACGCTGATTGAACTTGCGCAGCAGCGCCATCAGGCATTGAAGATCGAAAACCTGTTCATCAAACATGCGGATGGCAAGCTCGGCCTGACGCATGATGGCCCGTTTGACCGCATTATTGTCTGGGCCGCCTTTGAAAGCATGCCCCGCCAGTTCGTCGATCTTCTCTCATCCAATGGTGTGATGATTGCACCGATTGGGCCGGTTGATGGCAAGCAGGTGGTGTCGCGCCTGTCCAAAATCGGAAGCCGTTTCGAACGTGAGGATATGATGCCTGCACGCTTCCTGCCGCTGCTGGATGGTGTTGCCACAGCGCTCTGA
- a CDS encoding M23 family metallopeptidase: MRLSVLDKASQRLALNASVLMIAALAAGCSSGVSRFTSADFSSGYSDNQRSIIQGQNSAPRGYTPPVDSTYTASVNRNAVPPAGGVQRSSLPPVGAASASALPPVSSQPMRPAVSAAPVRQQVASAQPMGNVQAPPLVSSAGSLKTPDGREARMPTKPAAPAAIANNTASPASHTGSYTVQTGDTLHAISRKTGTNVEAIKQANNMKDGTVRVGQALTIPASSSSMAQNVANNMKAKGAVDQVKTAATPPVVQPKVVASVAPSAATATTPAAPQADSQAKPYTPPQASEKVIDDAEKDVASAPSATGASQMRWPVRGRVVANYGKGNDGIDISVPEGTPIKAAENGVVIYSGDGLKEFGNTVLVRHDNGLVTVYGNASKLNVQRGQKVKRGEELGRSGMTGNATSPKLHFEVRKNSTPVDPSKFLES; this comes from the coding sequence ATGCGTTTGAGTGTACTAGACAAAGCGTCACAGCGGCTGGCACTGAATGCCAGCGTTCTCATGATTGCAGCTTTGGCTGCAGGTTGTAGTTCCGGGGTGTCGCGCTTCACCAGCGCGGATTTCAGCTCCGGCTATAGTGACAACCAGCGTTCAATCATTCAGGGGCAGAATTCGGCTCCACGGGGTTATACGCCGCCGGTTGATTCAACGTACACGGCTTCGGTCAACCGCAACGCGGTTCCACCTGCAGGTGGTGTTCAGCGCAGCAGCCTGCCGCCAGTGGGTGCGGCAAGCGCCTCTGCACTTCCGCCGGTTTCCTCGCAGCCGATGCGCCCAGCCGTTAGTGCTGCTCCTGTTCGCCAGCAGGTCGCTTCGGCGCAGCCCATGGGTAATGTGCAGGCTCCGCCGCTTGTATCGTCTGCCGGTTCGCTGAAAACGCCGGATGGCCGCGAGGCACGTATGCCGACAAAGCCAGCTGCACCGGCGGCAATTGCCAACAACACGGCGTCGCCAGCAAGCCATACCGGTTCATACACCGTACAGACCGGCGATACGCTCCATGCCATCTCCCGCAAGACGGGAACCAATGTTGAGGCCATCAAGCAGGCCAACAATATGAAGGATGGTACGGTTCGTGTTGGACAGGCTCTGACCATTCCGGCATCAAGCTCATCGATGGCGCAGAATGTTGCCAACAACATGAAGGCCAAGGGCGCGGTCGATCAGGTCAAGACTGCCGCGACACCGCCAGTCGTGCAGCCAAAGGTTGTTGCAAGCGTGGCCCCGAGCGCGGCGACCGCAACCACTCCGGCAGCACCGCAGGCCGATAGTCAGGCAAAGCCATACACGCCGCCACAGGCGAGCGAAAAGGTTATCGATGATGCCGAAAAGGACGTTGCATCCGCACCATCAGCCACCGGCGCCTCGCAGATGCGCTGGCCGGTTCGTGGCCGTGTCGTTGCCAATTACGGCAAGGGCAATGATGGTATCGACATTTCGGTTCCAGAGGGCACGCCGATCAAGGCAGCTGAAAACGGTGTTGTCATCTATTCCGGTGATGGTCTGAAGGAGTTTGGCAACACGGTTCTCGTTCGCCATGATAATGGTCTGGTCACGGTTTACGGCAATGCGAGCAAGCTGAACGTGCAGCGCGGCCAGAAGGTGAAGCGCGGTGAAGAACTTGGCCGCTCCGGTATGACCGGCAATGCGACCTCGCCAAAGCTGCACTTCGAGGTTCGCAAGAACTCGACGCCGGTTGATCCTTCGAAGTTCCTCGAATCCTGA
- a CDS encoding ATP-binding protein — translation MSEELLADKLDRLIAVLERMAPPKAQPANLDVADCFVWNPDHLAFDPVQKVNRVDISLIRGVDRVRDILFDNTKRFADGLQANNVLLWGARGMGKSSLVKAVHASVNAAAPGNDNTLKLVEIHREDIDSLPALMAAIKDTKYRFILFCDDLSFDHDDTSYKSLKAALEGGVEGRPDNVIFYATSNRRHLLPRDMIENERSTAINPSEAVEEKVSLSDRFGLWLGFHKCSQDDYLSMIDGYAAHFDLPMQKEQLHAEALEWSTTRGSRSGRVAWQFTQDLAGRLGKKL, via the coding sequence ATGTCCGAGGAATTGCTTGCCGATAAACTTGACCGACTGATTGCAGTGCTGGAACGGATGGCACCGCCAAAAGCGCAACCCGCTAATCTCGACGTGGCTGATTGCTTCGTCTGGAACCCGGATCATCTTGCCTTTGACCCGGTTCAGAAGGTCAATCGTGTCGACATTTCCCTCATTCGCGGCGTGGATCGTGTACGCGATATTCTCTTCGACAACACCAAGCGCTTTGCCGATGGCTTGCAGGCAAACAACGTTCTGTTGTGGGGCGCGCGCGGCATGGGTAAATCATCGCTGGTCAAAGCCGTTCATGCTTCGGTAAACGCTGCGGCGCCCGGCAATGACAATACGCTGAAGCTCGTCGAAATACACCGCGAGGATATTGATAGCCTCCCTGCCCTGATGGCGGCCATCAAGGACACAAAATATCGTTTCATCCTGTTTTGCGACGATCTGTCCTTTGATCATGACGATACATCCTACAAGTCGCTCAAGGCAGCGCTTGAAGGCGGCGTTGAAGGCCGTCCTGACAATGTTATCTTCTACGCCACATCCAACCGCAGGCATCTCTTGCCGCGTGACATGATCGAGAATGAACGCTCGACGGCGATCAATCCATCTGAAGCCGTTGAAGAAAAGGTTTCGCTGTCAGATCGCTTTGGCCTGTGGCTTGGTTTCCACAAATGCAGTCAGGATGATTATCTTTCGATGATCGACGGCTATGCTGCGCACTTTGATCTACCGATGCAGAAGGAACAACTGCACGCGGAAGCACTTGAATGGTCGACCACGCGTGGTTCACGCTCCGGCCGCGTTGCATGGCAATTCACGCAGGATCTTGCCGGGCGGCTCGGCAAAAAGCTCTGA
- the yajC gene encoding preprotein translocase subunit YajC gives MFVTPAYAQTTGIGGAPEMLMSILPFILIFVIMYFLIIRPQRTQMKKREEQLKNIRRGDTIITGGGFVAKVTKVFEDTGELEVEIGEGVKARVIRALVSDVRVKGEPVADNKK, from the coding sequence ATGTTCGTAACTCCCGCATATGCACAGACAACGGGCATCGGTGGTGCGCCGGAAATGCTGATGAGCATCCTGCCATTCATCCTGATTTTCGTGATCATGTACTTCCTGATCATCCGTCCGCAGCGCACGCAGATGAAGAAGCGCGAAGAGCAGCTGAAGAACATCCGCCGCGGTGACACCATCATCACCGGTGGTGGTTTCGTTGCCAAGGTGACGAAAGTGTTCGAAGATACCGGCGAACTCGAAGTCGAAATCGGCGAGGGCGTCAAGGCTCGCGTTATCCGCGCATTGGTGTCGGATGTACGCGTCAAAGGCGAACCGGTTGCCGATAACAAGAAATAA